The proteins below are encoded in one region of Takifugu rubripes chromosome 1, fTakRub1.2, whole genome shotgun sequence:
- the LOC101073578 gene encoding taste receptor type 2 member 1-like, with protein sequence MEVAYIMRVNMSAIVLNILINAFYIACLVRPFRGETPKQPLKLLLWTMLCCNLSFQASVQVLFFFVNASIGLIVSILGIFIFSLSTSMTTTVWLNFFYFIQIVPLKSPIFLWMKRNHKATIYCIWMVEKLITGITVTSIVMFDVSVFSQISDLMSFNATFNSDTVFNKLPSHLIKLAKATMIMNEVYFVICLFIMSLSSLSTAIYLSRHLRRMASKVRSCSLFRSQVRVTVTGILQGALYVLLSTWILSHYFFYDIAAGPAAYMTLANITVINVYMMGTIVNLGVGQAVFRQRAVDLWHRAARCCTTMRAQQPQKG encoded by the coding sequence ATGGAGGTTGCTTATATCATGAGGGTTAACATGAGTGCGATCGTCCTCAACATTCTCATCAACGCGTTCTACATCGCCTGCCTGGTGCGTCCGTTTCGAGGCGAAACGCCCAAACAGCCGCTGAAGCTCCTTCTCTGGACCATGCTCTGCTGCAACCTGTCTTTCCAGGCGTCAGTCCAGGTTCTGTTCTTCTTTGTCAACGCCAGCATTGGGCTTATTGTATCCATTTTGGGGATTTTTATCTTCAGTTTGTCCACCAGCATGACCACCACTGTTTGGTTGAACTTCTTCTACTTCATCCAGATTGTGCCTTTGAAGAGCCCCATCTTCCTttggatgaagaggaatcatAAAGCCACCATCTACTGCATCTGGATGGTTGAGAAGCTAATAACTGGGATAACTGTTACCAGCATTGTTATGTTTGATGTTTCTGTATTTAGTCAAATTTCTGATCTGATGTCGTTCAATGCCACGTTTAATAGCGATACCGTATTCAATAAATTACCCTCCCACCTGATAAAGCTGGCTAAAGCCACAATGATCATGAATGAGGTCTACTTCGTTATCTGCCTGTTCATCATGTCGCTGTCCAGCTTGTCCACTGCCATCTACCTCAGCAGACACTTGCGTCGAATGGCCTCCAAAGTGCGGTCCTGCTCCCTCTTCCGAAGCCAGGTGAGGGTCACTGTCACCGGcatcctgcagggggcgctctaCGTACTGTTATCTACGTGGATTCTGTCCCACTATTTCTTCTATGACATTGCAGCCGGACCCGCTGCGTATATGACCTTAGCCAATATCACTGTCATCAACGTCTACATGATGGGCACCATTGTAAATCTGGGGGTGGGTCAGGCCGTGTTCAGGCAGAGAGCTGTGGACCTGTGGCACAGAGCGGCACGGTGCTGCACAACCATGAGAGCACAGCAGCCTCAAAAGGGATGA
- the LOC105417459 gene encoding uncharacterized protein, translated as MERRYIEVECWLYQLIMFPLSGINFFLNIFYIHCLISNRQKLRQPLKLLLCFLIGCSATFSIHLALWSPILVEMDGSSIPHHFFWMLIIFFTHSSMTCSGWMSIYAYVKVVPSKRALLIWIKRNIKSVVYLFFFSQETLIIFEASLKISTLVLEYRIIEGANSTSNGLRDSGLEVGSAVVLIFLKVHLLSCIAMIGMCNFSMAHYLLKHIKSITREGFTTSGIHDQMRIVISEFFQGAFFLMCSILYFVDKFSFQYSSHFFFGPLMALTITLLYMTGTTASLFIGQVIFRQGAVGLWKWLTAPCCANI; from the coding sequence ATGGAACGGCGGTATATAGAAGTGGAATGCTGGCTCTACCAGCTCATCATGTTCCCTCTCAGTGGGATCAACTTCTTTTTAAACATCTTCTACATCCACTGTCTGATCTCCAACAGACAAAAGCTCAGGCAGCctttgaagctgctgctgtgcttcctCATCGGCTGCTCCGCCACCTTTAGCATCCATTTAGCTCTCTGGAGTCCGATATTGGTCGAAATGGACGGCTCCAGCATCCCCCACCATTTTTTTTGGATGCTGATAATATTCTTCACGCACAGCAGCATGACGTGTTCGGGGTGGATGAGCATCTACGCTTACGTTAAGGTCGTCCCTTCCAAGAGAGCTCTTTTGATCTGGATCAAGAGGAACATCAAGTCCGTGGTCTACCTGTTTTTTTTCAGCCAAGAAACGCTGATCATCTTCGAAGCTTCCCTGAAAATTTCCACCTTGGTCCTGGAGTATAGGATTATTGAGGGGGCCAACTCTACGAGCAATGGCCTCCGCGACAGTGGACTCGAGGTCGGCAGCGCTGTCGTTCTCATCTTCCTCAAAGTCCACCTCCTGAGCTGCATAGCCATGATAGGAATGTGTAACTTCTCCATGGCCCACTACCTGCTCAAGCACATCAAAAGCATAACCCGGGAGGGGTTCACCACCTCGGGAATTCACGATCAAATGCGAATCGTCATCTCTGAGTTCTTCCAGGGAGCGTTCTTCTTGATGTGCAGCATTCTGTACTTCGTCGACAAATTCAGCTTCCAGTACTCCTCGCATTTTTTCTTTGGTCCGTTGATGGCTCTCACGATCACTTTACTGTACATGACAGGAACCACGGCCAGTCTGTTCATCGGTCAGGTTATATTCAGGCAAGGGGCCGTGGGGCTGTGGAAGTGGCTTACGGCACCCTGCTGTGCAAATATTTGA